The DNA segment ccactgCCTCTCTGCAGAGCTGACCTGAATAAGAGGAAGAAACCATAGATCTCCAGAATGACTCCAATAATCGGCCACCCAATCAGAACCACAAATACTCCACCCAGAAAGAAGCCTGTAGCTTTTGCTTTGTGCCTCTGGAAGAAGAATCTGAATGTTCGCTCAAGGCCAATCACAAAGGACAGACCGGAAACAAACAGAATCTGCATGAGGAGGACAGACACACAAAAGAGTTTAACACAGAGATATCTGAGTACAACAAGACTCAACACGGAGCCGTACTGTGGCAGTactcaacaaaaaacaacaaacaaacttaTGAGCTGCTGAGCTTAAATATGGGAGAAGCTTTGAAGTCACACAATGTGATGTCACTCACATTTCCGATGGCAAGGagtgctttatcaaaaaacagcATCATCCCAAAGAAGAGAAAAAACACGCCAAAGCCTGTCAGCCCCATCCCGATTTCTGCACAGGTTGACAAACAAAAACAGTTGCATCCTAATCCACATGTGACAACAAATTTGCGCTCAacataaagccaccttgacactgtaacatctcgtcataatctaaATTGCAGGTTCAGATGCCCTCCGCAcaattacatgaatttacacgcagtgacacagtgtttttgaataggttgagcaatgttcacgactagttcatgcaagtggcacaaaattaatgcataccAGAAATGATGAACATTTCCTAATTTTCTTTGCACAATGG comes from the Thalassophryne amazonica chromosome 8, fThaAma1.1, whole genome shotgun sequence genome and includes:
- the golt1bb gene encoding golgi transport 1Bb, which translates into the protein MISLTDSQKIGMGLTGFGVFFLFFGMMLFFDKALLAIGNILFVSGLSFVIGLERTFRFFFQRHKAKATGFFLGGVFVVLIGWPIIGVILEIYGFFLLFRGFFPVAVGFIRRIPVLGSLLSLPGISSLVDKIGESNTMV